The Bradyrhizobium ottawaense genome window below encodes:
- a CDS encoding PRC-barrel domain-containing protein, whose translation MLNQGELGRSEMGRLIGSDKVEGTSVYGADRNRIGSIERVMIDKVSGRVSYAVLGFGGFLGLGNDHYPLPWQSLKYDTELGGYVTGITTKELEGAPKYGERSDWNWGDDAAVRGINSYYGVPFA comes from the coding sequence ATGCTGAATCAAGGCGAGCTGGGCCGCAGCGAGATGGGACGGCTGATCGGCAGCGACAAGGTCGAGGGAACGTCGGTTTACGGCGCCGACCGCAACCGGATCGGTTCGATCGAACGCGTGATGATCGACAAGGTCAGCGGCAGGGTGTCCTACGCCGTGCTTGGCTTCGGCGGATTCCTGGGCCTCGGCAACGACCACTACCCGTTGCCCTGGCAGTCGCTGAAATACGACACGGAGCTTGGCGGGTATGTCACCGGCATCACCACCAAGGAACTGGAAGGGGCGCCGAAATATGGCGAACGAAGCGATTGGAACTGGGGTGATGATGCCGCGGTGCGCGGCATCAACTCCTATTATGGTGTTCCCTTTGCTTGA